One genomic region from Salvia hispanica cultivar TCC Black 2014 chromosome 2, UniMelb_Shisp_WGS_1.0, whole genome shotgun sequence encodes:
- the LOC125206229 gene encoding probable methyltransferase At1g29790: MRQRRARLQDGASPRNEGTGSVMIWLHIGGGSGTFAARMRERERNVAIITTSMNFDGTFNSFIASRGLILTHVSISQWLPFFENTLDIAHSMHVLSNWIPDSMLEFALYDIYRVLRPGGFFWLDRFFCARWQLDEMYMAMFDRVGFKRLRWNTGMKLDRGIQKNDQYFYALLEKHIIP; the protein is encoded by the coding sequence ATGCGACAACGGCGGGCTAGACTTCAGGATGGAGCAAGTCCTCGCAACGAAGGCACCGGGAGCGTGATGATCTGGCTGCACATCGGGGGAGGGTCGGGGACCTTCGCTGCGAGGatgagggagagggagaggaaCGTGGCGATCATCACGACCTCGATGAACTTCGATGGGACATTCAACAGCTTCATTGCGTCGAGGGGGCTGATCCTGACGCACGTGAGCATCTCACAGTGGTTGCCATTTTTCGAGAACACGTTGGATATTGCCCATTCGATGCACGTGCTGAGCAACTGGATCCCAGATTCGATGCTGGAGTTTGCTCTGTATGACATATACAGAGTGCTGAGGCCGGGCGGGTTCTTCTGGCTCGACCGGTTCTTCTGCGCCAGGTGGCAGCTTGACGAGATGTACATGGCTATGTTCGACCGGGTCGGGTTTAAGAGATTGAGGTGGAACACTGGGATGAAGCTTGATCGAGGCATTCAGAAGAATGACCAATACTTCTATGCTCTCTTGGAGAAGCATATCATCCCCTGA